GCATCAGCAATCTTTTTTGCCGCTTGTCTGCCGCTTTATCATTTGCGTCGCACGAGACTTTTGCGTCGCCGGGCCGCTCATAAAAGGAAACTATAGGGAGGTCGTCTGCTTTATCACACAACTTGTGCCAGACACCAAAAAGCGAGCAATCGGAACAAGTGCATCCATTTTTGGATTCTCGTTGCGCATAGCGCAATTTTCTTTATGTAATTTCTGGCTGAAAGAAAATGCATTCCAATGAAGTGAAATTGATAAtgagccccccccccccaattCTCCATTACTCCCCGATTGTTTGGGTGGGAATACAATTTGATGCTGAACTTGGGGGACTTCCCAATGAGGGTTCGCTTACAGTCATTTTCTGCATGGTGTTTCTGGGGGAAATTGATATTTGTGGCAGGGATTATGATGGTGGAATAATCATCATTTGTGGCATTAAGTATTCATAAGTTTGGGAAACCCATTTGAAATctaaaattgatttatttttgcGAATAAAAGGGAGTACAAAGGCTGAACCTTAACGGTAGAGTCGATTTTTAACGAAGTCTAAAATTTATAAATTATGAACAAAAATAATGCAAAATAATTTGTAATTTTTAAACAAATATATCCTTATTTGGTAAGACGTCCTATATTTTGGACAGCAAATACGATAAATAATATCTTCAGAATTGTGGATGACAAAGAAATTCTCTTTCTTGGGCTTTACCTTCAGATCATGCCCTACTCCTACCATCGTAGGCATGACTTACTCGTACTCTGATTTCACGCTCACAGCAAAACTCTGAGACACTCGCTCTATtcacactcactcactcactcactcactcactcactcactcactcacatACTCCGGCACACAGCATCCCACTCGATTTTTGACTCGTGGATGTTGCACTCGACTCGCAACGAACGAGCTTTCAGTCGAGACGGGATGCGGGCTCGAGTTCGAGCGCCCGTTGGGGGTGGGGTTGGCTGCAGAGGCTGCAAACAACTTTGGGTGGAAATGTTTTTAAGGATTGCCTCTCTGCCACCAAACACTCAGTTGGCGGCGGACTTCTCAACCAAACGCGTGGTGTCAGTGCGAACAGTTAGCGCGATTCGTGTGTCAAGAGGGGGAATATATATAGAAGGGAAAACGACAAACCGAAGACCCACAAAGAACGTGTGAAATGTAAGCCATCGAAAGTGTGCCAAGTGTGTGATTtaaaccaaataaaccaaaaGATGGAAAGAAGCGATGAATAAACAAATTGCGTGAAAACATTAAAGGCTAATCAGACTGTGTGCAGCCCCACGTCTTTCCGAGCGAGCCAAGATTCGTTTTATCTTTGACAAAATGCCAGCAGCATAGCACGAGAGTGTCCTTTGGGCCCACGTGGCGGGGGAAAGCTCCCAAGGAAGTCTCTGTttcgttttctgttttctgttgtcCCTCACGCCGTCTGGGACGAGTCTTATCCGCCAAGTCAATCGGTGACTGGACAGACAGGCACTTACCATTTATCATTCAGTTGAACATTAAATGAGTTTCCTCAATTTCCTCGCCCGCAAAAGTTATGTTGTGGTCTGAAATGTCATATTTACAACTTGTATATTTCGTCCGTCCTGtcctccgactccgactccgtcTCCTGCCACCATCCTGTCCGTCCTGTCTGTCTGCGGTCTTCAGTCCGTTATGAACTTGAAAGTGTTCTCCTTGGGGGCTCCACTTTTTGTTTGCGGAAATTATGCAATCAATTTGTGCAAGTTGGCTGAACCTCTCGAATATGTCACGGCAATTGATGTGTCCGCTTCTATGATGGAAACGGAAAAACCCTCCCTCAGGAGGGGAGTTCTTGCTTCTCTTCCTGGAAATGAGTGATAATCCCGAATCTAATACAAATCTAATACTCATCGCTTAATCTTCTCCCCCCCCAAAAAACTACCGAAAGTCCTCGCAAAAGTCGCGAAATCATTCGCCGTTGACCAAACAAAATGGGACACATTTGGTGTTTGCTCTTCGTGACCAGTTTGCTGCATCAACAGAGCCACAGTTTTGGCGCTGTAGTTATTGAAAATGGTAAATAGAATAGTTTCtattatttaaattttgtttgtGGCTCGAGAGCATTGTACCATTATTGTATTATTGTAGCGGATATAATTATTAACATTTCAGTTGCTTAAGACTGCAAAATCTAAAAAAAATTGTGTAATAAAATCCGTAAAAAGAAAAACTATTGAATGATGTCAATGGTTTATGGTAATGATTTAAGAAAGGGCATAACAGTGTTTTTTACTTGATTCGTACCACAAATATAGTTTGAATCTATGATGCTGGCAGTATTTTAATATCATAGCTAATTTATTCTTTATGGTTTATATTTCTTTGAGCTGTTTTATGACTTGTTTTTATGAGTTTTGAAAATATGTGCACTATATTTcgatatttttaatattaatCAATTAGAAATTCATTAAAAACTATTCTGTAGAGTTTGTAGTAGTTCTCTAATTGAACTTCAAATACTTCCTTCACTTCTCACTTGCCCTTCTTTAACATTTCATCAAGGACTGCATTCTGAAAGGGCTTTTACTTCCTTTTCAAGTACTGTGCCGACTGTCAAGTCCCTATATCATCTTCGTAGCATCCATCCCTCTCGAAGCAAACTCTAAGCACAAAAGAATCCTCGGTTGAACAAGTTTCGGTTGGAAGTTTCGTCTACAACTTTTAACTATTATCGGGTCGGAAAGTTTTCGACACCTTTTAACTTAAATTAAACATGCCAGAATCCCAATCATCTGGATTTACAAAAATCTTCCCTGCAGTCTATCTGTGCTGCACTTCTGTCTGTGGCAGCGTCCCAGCTACCAGCAAGCGATGCAACAGAATATTTTTGCCAGTGCCGCTTAACATTTGCATACAAATTGCCAGGACGGAAGGAGAGCGAGGGGCATATACTCGGTACACGGGAAACATCACCAGCCAAAGGCCAAAGTTTTTTAATCAACTGAAAAGCCGTTTAAACTTAgttaaaaatataaattatGCTGCAAAATACTGCATGACAGTGTGGAATTTTCatactttttttttggtatacTGGGAGTACTGCATAAATGCAATCAATGAAACTTTTCCATGATACAAAAAGCGCTGTAATTTGGTTTTTAATTGCTGAGACTGAGGCGACATACATCCACGACACAGACTCCCCCAATTTGTCCGCCGGGAGCACAATTCTCTCCAAAAATAATGTCACATATTAGCAGACCGgacaaaaaacacaaaaaagcaGCAAAATATAAAATCGAATCGACAATCATTGAACCAAATGTGGAGGAACAAAAAAATGTTTCTCCTCTGCTTTTCCTTTTATttcgttttattttatattattttatttcattttcgcTTGTTTGGGTCACACATGTGGCCAATTTTTTATTGTTCACTGAATTGTCGGTGGgcgggggtgggggtattTATATTTGCTTTTTTTGTTGATGTTCCttcgttttttattttaacAAATATTGGCTAACATCAAAGTTTTGTTTTGGCGCAAGTTTTCCTATACAATGCCCACGTCCGTATAGCAAGCGGGTGGCGGTGATGCTGTCCATCCATAAAAACTTTAGAAAAGTAATCATATAAAATGTTATTGATATGGCAAGTATTGCGCCTGCCCGCCTGCCTGCCCGGCATAAAAATTGATTAAAATGTATACGTActcgtatatacatatattggCCTTTCCATTTGGCGCTTTGGCCATGATTTGCATAATCAAGAGAGCCGTTTCCACAGGCCACAAGGCATGCTCCGATCACTTACCACCAAAATGGTGGAAATTTCCTTTTATAGAGGCAGTAAACAGTAAAATCCCTGACACAAAACCGCCTCGGGAATTTGTGCAAAGCGGCTAGAGCACAAGCAGTGCCCGGGAAAGTTGTTACCAAAAATTTAATACAAATAAATTTCCTAATTGGCTCCAAAGAGTAGTTTCCAGGCAACGGCGAAAAGTATGCAATGGGATTGCGTCCAAAAATCGTGTGGGAAACATAAGAGATTCCATAGCAACAAGTCAGCGCTTGCCAAAATCCTGCTTGTAATCCCATTACACACAAAAGAGGTACAGATATACGcatatatgtatctgtgtgGCTAAAAAATGACACATTTTTTGGTTGCCCCATGGAGTGGCATTGAAAAAGCCATTGGGGGAACGCATGCAGCGCTCCTTTTTGATACAGGGTGCTAGCGGGTTAGAAGGGAGAGTGGGTTCCTGGTACGAGTACTCTTTAATATTAAATCATAGAAGGAAAAGCGGTATCCTTTAGTCGTTTTTTCGAGCATATGGCTCTTCcttttttgttggcttttaTTTGGATATGTTTTCTTTTCTCAGCACGTGCTCAAGTGCGTGTAAATAAATGTGTATATATACCATACATAGATGTGGGCGGTGGGTGTTGTCATAATCACAAACACCCATGCACACATTTGGCAGAAGGCCCGCTGTTTCCTTTTGTGTGTTAGCTTTTGTTTCTGATACGGGCTCCAAGCCAGACAGCCCCTTTCAATGCTCGATTTAACACACTTTTCGTTGCTCTTTCCAGAGGCCACCTGCTCCGCGGACCAATTCCGTTGCACGAATGGCAATTGCATACCGAATAAATGGCGCTGCGACCAGGAGAACGACTGTGCCGATGGATCCGATGAGGCCACAGCACTGTGCAGTAAGTAGCCATAAATCCCACCAGCGAATCCCAGCGCGATTCGCGATTCGCGTGGTGCGAAAAAGACCGTCTAACCATCGAATCGATTGTACTTATTATTGTATGTGTGTTTAGTGAATGCCTGTCCCAACAACGAGTTCAAATGCCAGACAGTCGAACAGTGCATTCCGCGCGGCTGGCTCTGTGACGGCAACAGCGATTGCCGCGACAAGTCCGATGAGGCGCACTGCAGTAAGCGAATCAGTATTCttctatatatatgtgtacATGTCTATTGCCCCCCCTCTTTCATACTGTATGTGTAATCGCTTTCACTAACCAACTTGCCGCATAACTCATACGCACTCTTAATGGAGTGGCGTTTGCATAATTCTCGCAACAATGTCCTCTACTCGTGCCTCATCCTTAGAGGTTTAATCAAGTCATTGAGAGTGAGAGTTTCCCGTGTGTACGCATGTATATAGTACCTACATATATGTTTATGTAAGTGTATGCTCAAACATTCCCTGCTTATGTGTGCGGGTGTGCATTGTGTACTCATTCATGAAGCCCTTGACAACAACAAGTATACGACGCGTGTGCCCTGGCGCTCGCGTTGACTCTGGCTGCCGCCTGGCAATGGCGCATAAAATTCACTTAATCCACGAACACACAGCAGCACACAAGTGCACATCCAGCACAGGAACACAACTTTGGCCCCCATGGCCCTTCTGCTCTCACGGCTTAAAGGAAAACTATAAACGGTAGGGGTAGGATAGTGTAGAAGGAGATGCTATTCCTCCCCATCAATGATTCCCAGGACTGTTGGAATAGCTTTAGCAACAGCTACGGCTTTaattattttgaatgcatttGCATACCTACAGGGAAATAAGGGAAAGATTTAGATGGAGTACTGATGgaataataatgataatcgAATGGTATAGAGGGAAAACATTCACAGACAAGTTTTGGCTCTCAATCTCGTATATCTTTCTCTACATATTTCCGTTCTCCTTGAATGCCACAATTGCATCACCATAGAGGCACGCACCTGTTCGCCGGATGAATACGCCTGCAAGAACGGCGAGGGGCAGTGTGTCCCTTTGGCCTGGATGTGTGACCAAAGCAAGGACTGCAGCGATGGCTCCGATGAGCACAACTGCAGTAAGGATAATCTCTCTTCTTTGAACATGTGCCAATCATTTGGCATTTTGGTTTTCTCTGATTTGGAAAGATTAAATAAAATTTCTTTATGTTAGATTTTAGTTTATTTgagagaaaaagattatatttattcaatatttatttactttCCCTTGCATTCTGCACGTGACTTTAACAACTTTTAACTTTATTTCAACCTGCAATCCTCCCATACTAACCCCGTCTTTTCCATCTTTACCCTCAAAACTTAACTCTATTCTCATACTTTTCTCATAAACCATAAACTTCATTCCTGACTATCGACTCCAGCACACTTCATTTGCCTCTTGGCTTGTCTGTCATTTGTTGCAACTCCTTTTTGCCTTCAAACATTTTTGCTGAAATTTTGTGAATTCCTTagaccaaacctgccgctccGACGAGTTCACCTGCGGCAATGGGCGGTGCATCCAGAAGCGATGGGTATGCGATCACGACGACGACTGCGGCGATGGTTCCGACGAGCGGGAATGTCCGGTGGTGCCCTGCGATGCTGTGGCCGAGCACACGTGCACCAATGGGGCATGCATCGCCAAGCGGTGGGTGTGCGACGGGGATCCGGACTGCTCGGATGCCTCCGATGAGCGGGTGAGTGAATAATACTTTCCCATAAATTTACATTTCGTGCGCTGCCACAAAAAAGTTCCTCCCCCGTGCCTTTCATGGGTTTTTCTGCCACATTCCGCCcggttttttttctgtggaTGGGATGGGATTGTAAGCCACATAAATTACGACCAAGTTGGGCATAACTCAGGGACCAAAGCAGCTTTGGCAGCTTTTGTTGTCAACGCATGGCACGCATAAAATTGCATTTTTGCATGACTCGTTTGGGCGGCAGCTTAGACCCAGGACGGGGGAACAGGACCAATCAGGACTCAAGCTGGGACATCATTTTGTGTGCAACGAAAAGTTTCCCCAAACTTGCCCCCAAGGAAACCGAAACCACAAACAAAACTTTGCCCTAACTCTGTCTCTTCGTCTCCTGCCCCTTAGTCCTGCGCCAATGTGACCAAGACGACAACCCCCTGCCTGGCCCACGAGTACCAGTGCAAGGATCGCATCACCTGCTTGCACCACAGCTGGCTCTGCGACGGCGACCGGGACTGCCCCGATGGCGACGACGAGCACACGGCCAACTGCAAGAACGTGACCTGTCGCCCGGACCAGTTCCAGTGCggggatcgcagctgcatcgcCGGACACCTCACCTGCAATGGCGACAAGGATTGTGCCGACGGCAGCGACGAGAAGGACTGCAGCCTGAGCTTGGGCACCACGAAGGGCGCCTGCAATGCCACGAACGAATTCAACTGCGGTGGGGGTCAGTGCATCGCCCTGAGCAGGGTCTGTGACAAGCGGAAGGACTGCCCCGACGGCGAGGACGAGCCGGCTGGCAAGTGCGGCGTGAATGAATGCGCCTCCAAGAACGGGGGCTGCATGCACCACTGTGTGGACCTGGCTGTGGGTCATCGATGCGAGTGCCACGAGGGATACAAATTATCCGGGGATAAGCGGACCTGTGTGGACATCGACGAGTGCGAGAACCCGGGCACCTGCTCCCAGCTGTGCATCAACGAGATCGGAGGATTCAAGTGCGAATGCGAGGCGGGATACATGCGGGACCCGCGCAACCACACGCGTTGCAAGGCTGGCGAGGGCCACgcctctctgctgctggcgcgGCGTCACGATATCCGAAAGATCGCCCTGGACCACATGGAGATGACGTCGATCGTGAACAGCACCAAGTCGGCCACGGCCCTGGACTTTGTGTTCCGCACGGGGATGATCTTCTGGAGCGATGTGACGACGCAGAGCATCTACAAGGCGCCCATCGACGAGGGCAACGAGAAGACCGTGGTGCTGAAGCAGTCTTCGGTGACCTCCGACGGACTGGCAGTGGACTGGATCTACAACCACGTGTACTACACGGACACGCACAAGTGCACCATCGAGCTGACCAACTTCGACGGCAACATGGGCAAGGTGCTCATCGAGGACGCGCTGGACATACCGCGCTCCATCGCCCTCGACCCCATCGAGGGCTGGATGTACTGGTCCGACTGGGGCGCCTCTCCGCGCATCGAGCGCGCCGGCATGGACGGCTCCCACCGCACCACCATCATCAGCTACGACGTCAAGTGGCCCAACGGCATCACCCTGGACCTGGTGCGCAAGCGCATCTACTGGGTGGACGGCAAGCTGAACGTCATCTCGTCGGCCAACTACGATGGCTCCCAGCGGCGCCAGATCCTCTACTCTACCGAGTACCTGCGGCATCCATTCTCCATCTCCACCTTCGAGGACTACATCTACTGGACCGACTGGGACAAGCAGACCGTCTTCAAGGCCAACAAGTTCACGGGCGAGGGCGTGGAGCCCATCACAGCGGTTCACATGGTATGCGCCATCTATCTATCGTTCCCCCCCAGCTCCCCTTCATCACCCTATTATCCTCCACAGTTACAACATCCCATGGTGATCCATGTGTACCATCCGTATCGACAGCCCGATGGCATCAACCACTGCCAGTCCGTGAATGGCCACTGCTCCCACCTCTGCCTGCCCGCCCCAAGGATCAACGAGCGCAGTCCGCGCATCTCTTGCGCCTGCCCCACGGGCCTCAAGCTGATGGCCGACGGCCTCATGTGTGTCGAGGATCGTAAGTAGACCAGGCGCTCCCTGCATTGCCTTGGATTTTGACTATCTGCATGCTAATGgattaactttttattttatgcCTACTAACCCGATCCCCAATCCTAACCGCAACGCGATCTGACTTGCATGATTTGCTCCTGCATGGCAGCCCTTTATGTGGTCGTTACCAAGCCCCCACGAGCCCTAAAAACCAAACCGAAAACGAAAACTTCGGCACGGCGATTGCCACCGAGGTTTACTGACAGACAGGCGACGGATGTGCGAATCGAGGTTAACGATGAGCTCAGGCTAAGCACCAAGCTTCCACCTGCGGGGCACGGAATACCCGGTATGCCTGGCAACTCTATGTGTGCTCTGTATGTGTGTCCCGTCCCCCATTCTGTGGCATCTCTTCAATATGTGTCCATCTTTGTACATTTGTGTCTTTTGTCTTCATAACGAAAGTACGGTAGCATaccatttttggttttttcaatTCAAATTAATCATGGAAACCTAGAACGGATACTCTGTTTCGGGTTTTTCCACCTTTCATCCGAAATGGTTTCAAAATTGTCTGTAAATTTCGCTTTTTATGTTTGtctgttttgtgttttgttgtgtGAAATTAGTAATCATATAAAAGGAGCAATCTTAGCAACTGTCCTGTGGAAATTGTTGGAATATCTGGCAACTCTATTTAGTGTTGGTTAATTGTCTGTGGAATTGCCTCGTACATCTGAAACTCTCTTGGTTTTGCTTACAAAAATTAGTCTTTCTTTCCAAATGTATTCTCGTAATCCCAAAATCGTTTCACTTCCTCTTGCCTTCCCCGCATATGCTCTTTCAGCTTCATATTCAAATATTCACTCCAGGCAAATTTGGGAAATATATCCATCTTTATGTGACTATCCCTCAACCATCTATGTTCGTTCCAGTTGAAAATTCGAAATAACGCAGAGGAAAACTTCATCAGAAATGTTGTCACAGGAAATTTTGATTAATTTGCCTCAAAGGGAGAGGAAACTTTGATAGTGTTATGGGTTGACATCCCTGTTACTTCCTCTCAATTTATAAGTTCAACATCTCTCTCTCAGTCCGTCAGTCAGTGGCCCTCTTCTCCTCTCTCACTGGTTATGTCTCTTTGACGGTTTATAAACACTTTCGTGAGATTCAGATTTATTGCAAGCGTATTAATCAAAATGCTACCCAGCAGTCGCACTCAAAATCTCTTTCTGGCCAGGAAACGCACCCGCTCCCCCGTCTCGGGGTGCAACCAACTACATTTGCTTTGTCATGGCCCACATTAATCATCAtcagagggagagagcaacCCCCCCATCCTTGACAGTTTCATAAACGCCATCCGAGAAGAGGGCCGCTTGCATCGGAGCACAGCCCTCACCGCAAGTAGGCAGCCAATGGGCCAACGATGCAATTGAAACCTGCAACAGAGAACCCCGTCATAAGCCCAGCATCCAATCACCCACCCCACCTACCGAACCACCGACCACCACCAGACACCACACAATACCTAACCGCAAAGTATGAGGTTAATATTGGTGGATGGGTGTAGGGTGGTGAGGTCTGGGCCTTAAAGAGAACTTCAACTTAATGTTGATAACTTTTACTGTTTCGACTTGATTTAAGCGCGGCTAGGGCTAGAAGCTGCCTCCTGCTCCGTCCGAATGGCTGACAAAATCCCATTAAATGCGTCGCGTTAACGATGTCATTACGCTGCTGTCTTTCTCTCCATTCCCTGGCattggcactgccactgccattgccatttccattcccattctcggtctcggtctcaATCTAAATCGGTCTCAGCCTCATCCCGCCCCATAAAAGTTTGCGCCATCAAAGGCGCGAGAGCGTTTAAGTGTTTATTTGCGCCTAAATGCGCACTTTGAACGATTTGATTGAAAATTCTTTTGGATCTCTGAGAGGGAGACTTGGCCCGAAAGCCGCTTGGATTTTGATGTTGATTCCCTCTTTCATTCTGCTCTTTTATTGCAATGATTTCCGTTTTCCTTTAGCTCTTATCCAttccctttttcttttttgtttatcATTGCCGAAGGTGAAGGGGCATTTAAGCCTTGTCATTGTGGTGGGTTGGTGCAAAGCCGCTGAAATAATATAGTACGGCACTATATAATAGCACATATGTATCTTCCAAAAATGTACAAAATAAAACGTACCTATAATTTACCTACTCTTAAAGCTTCTTGATATGTTTATGTTTTCGGTTTATGGCTTCAttttctctgtttattttcttacaatttataattaaaaattcaaaCATCTGCATCCACAGTTGCCGACCAGCGTCCAGTGaaaaaccaaacacaaatcGAAAAGACCACAGCTCCCAGTCCGCAACCGGATTCGGGCTTCATAGCGCTGGTGGTCATCGCCAGTCTCAGTGGCTTTGCAGTCCTGCTATCAGTGGTAAGTCCAGGCGGAAAGAGTCCTTGATGGAGGGACTTTTAATGGCAATTTTTGGTGCATTGACAGCTCCTGCTCATTGGCTATCGCTACTGCAGCAAGCGACGCATCAACTCGATGAACTTTGAGAATCCTATTTACCGAAAGACCACGACCACAGAGGATCATTTCAGTTTGCGAAAGAATTTGCCAGCGCGCATCTACGATCATACCAGTGTCATGGATGAGGAGGTACGTGCTATCCTTTAATTTTGTTCTACTACAACATAGATCTAAAAATATAGAATTGTTATTCCTATTTCAAAATTATTccttttttaatttgtttatttttatcTATTCCTTATAGTACTCACCCGTTATAGGCATATCCTCGTATTAGAACGGAGAATGATAGATTTTTCCTTcgtttggttggtttttaAGATACGACCAAAGCAGACACGAGAATAAGTAGCGGACCCGCAGAAGACACACGCCTGAAGACTGAGCAACTCTGTGTATTGTGtaaattaattattttaaCATTTTAAGGCACGGCAAGGACACGGCGGGTCACTTGGAGGGAGGCGTATCCTAAGAGGATGCTGTACAGAAATACTACGTCGCAGAGTTCTATCACAAGagcaaaacacacacacacacacagtctaAATAAAACACAAATTGAGATGTTTAATAAGAAATCTAATTGATAATTATAAATTACATAAATAGTTCCAAACTGTATATAGCTGTAAGTGTGCATTATTTTTAAAAGAAGCAAACCAATTAATAttactatatatataaatatatatatacatatgacGATTGTGGTCGTAGTGATCATGATCTAGTACTATTAGAGCGCGTTGAGAAATTATATTTCTGTGTGTTCGATGAGCAGAATCGTTTTATTATCACTATTATTACTATTTACGTATTAACCTTTTGTTAACTGTATTTGTTAAGTGTACATACagaatacatatatatgtatatgtttccCCCACTAAAAGATACAAGATGATACATAATAAACTCAGACATACTTATGTGTAGTATAAAATTGGTGTTTCTCTTTTCGCGGAGGGGTTTATCTTTCAGCTGAGGCTTCTGGGGAATATTGTAGGTTCTGATTTATCCAAATCAGTGAATTTCCACTAAAAGACTTACCGAGAAAAAGGATTTCATTAGGATCTATTTGAGATCTTTATGGACTACTATGTGAACGATCTCTATACAAATAAGAACAAATATCTTGAGCACAAAGTTGAACCAAACAAATGAACTTGAGGTAGGTCAGACCTCAGACCATAGAACTACGATATTGACAATTAAATTTATACTAAATTCTTACTTAACATCCAATCAATTAGTGGCTATATCAAGGCCCCGTGGACGCGGGTCTCTGACCTACGCCAACAAAAAATTTATTCTTATAATTTTACAAATTGCCCATCGCGGTAATTGACTAGACCGACAAATTGAGTAGTAGAACACACCTCAAAGCGTAACATACAAATTTTTCACCCA
This region of Drosophila miranda strain MSH22 chromosome 2, D.miranda_PacBio2.1, whole genome shotgun sequence genomic DNA includes:
- the LOC108155972 gene encoding very low-density lipoprotein receptor isoform X10 — encoded protein: MLQSDLRVLKSLLIVFLWALSCCQVQRPNGKLRKKSATKLKRNTKEKAEENVKQFKHHTMAIGLRSMGTTSDTKATRKKPTTTTLINNSNSNKLYNNSNSKRRAEQLFRCACANFNLLLLTLMLGLGKCCTATPTPTTAAVAGGPTATTTAAATATATAAAATTHQQLLTPEGGGSLSRLLDGKTFINMSFKFLNVSGKIGTPLGIGQALEAKCDEKQFQCRNGDCIPIRFVCDGDADCKDHSDEQVTECKFLEATCSADQFRCTNGNCIPNKWRCDQENDCADGSDEATALCMNACPNNEFKCQTVEQCIPRGWLCDGNSDCRDKSDEAHCKARTCSPDEYACKNGEGQCVPLAWMCDQSKDCSDGSDEHNCNQTCRSDEFTCGNGRCIQKRWVCDHDDDCGDGSDERECPVVPCDAVAEHTCTNGACIAKRWVCDGDPDCSDASDERSCANVTKTTTPCLAHEYQCKDRITCLHHSWLCDGDRDCPDGDDEHTANCKNVTCRPDQFQCGDRSCIAGHLTCNGDKDCADGSDEKDCSLSLGTTKGACNATNEFNCGGGQCIALSRVCDKRKDCPDGEDEPAGKCGVNECASKNGGCMHHCVDLAVGHRCECHEGYKLSGDKRTCVDIDECENPGTCSQLCINEIGGFKCECEAGYMRDPRNHTRCKAGEGHASLLLARRHDIRKIALDHMEMTSIVNSTKSATALDFVFRTGMIFWSDVTTQSIYKAPIDEGNEKTVVLKQSSVTSDGLAVDWIYNHVYYTDTHKCTIELTNFDGNMGKVLIEDALDIPRSIALDPIEGWMYWSDWGASPRIERAGMDGSHRTTIISYDVKWPNGITLDLVRKRIYWVDGKLNVISSANYDGSQRRQILYSTEYLRHPFSISTFEDYIYWTDWDKQTVFKANKFTGEGVEPITAVHMLQHPMVIHVYHPYRQPDGINHCQSVNGHCSHLCLPAPRINERSPRISCACPTGLKLMADGLMCVEDPLYVVVTKPPRALKTKPKTKTSARRLPPRFTDRQATDVRIEVNDELRLSTKLPPAGHGIPVADQRPVKNQTQIEKTTAPSPQPDSGFIALVVIASLSGFAVLLSVLLLIGYRYCSKRRINSMNFENPIYRKTTTTEDHFSLRKNLPARIYDHTSVMDEEYSPVIGISSY
- the LOC108155972 gene encoding very low-density lipoprotein receptor isoform X2 — encoded protein: MAIGLRSMGTTSDTKATRKKPTTTTLINNSNSNKLYNNSNSKRRAEQLFRCACANFNLLLLTLMLGLGKCCTATPTPTTAAVAGGPTATTTAAATATATAAAATTHQQLLTPEGGGSLSRLLDGKTFINMSFKFLNVSGKIGTPLGIGQALEAKCDEKQFQCRNGDCIPIRFVCDGDADCKDHSDEQVTECKFLEATCSADQFRCTNGNCIPNKWRCDQENDCADGSDEATALCMNACPNNEFKCQTVEQCIPRGWLCDGNSDCRDKSDEAHCNQTCRSDEFTCGNGRCIQKRWVCDHDDDCGDGSDERECPVVPCDAVAEHTCTNGACIAKRWVCDGDPDCSDASDERSCANVTKTTTPCLAHEYQCKDRITCLHHSWLCDGDRDCPDGDDEHTANCKNVTCRPDQFQCGDRSCIAGHLTCNGDKDCADGSDEKDCSLSLGTTKGACNATNEFNCGGGQCIALSRVCDKRKDCPDGEDEPAGKCGVNECASKNGGCMHHCVDLAVGHRCECHEGYKLSGDKRTCVDIDECENPGTCSQLCINEIGGFKCECEAGYMRDPRNHTRCKAGEGHASLLLARRHDIRKIALDHMEMTSIVNSTKSATALDFVFRTGMIFWSDVTTQSIYKAPIDEGNEKTVVLKQSSVTSDGLAVDWIYNHVYYTDTHKCTIELTNFDGNMGKVLIEDALDIPRSIALDPIEGWMYWSDWGASPRIERAGMDGSHRTTIISYDVKWPNGITLDLVRKRIYWVDGKLNVISSANYDGSQRRQILYSTEYLRHPFSISTFEDYIYWTDWDKQTVFKANKFTGEGVEPITAVHMLQHPMVIHVYHPYRQPDGINHCQSVNGHCSHLCLPAPRINERSPRISCACPTGLKLMADGLMCVEDPLYVVVTKPPRALKTKPKTKTSARRLPPRFTDRQATDVRIEVNDELRLSTKLPPAGHGIPVADQRPVKNQTQIEKTTAPSPQPDSGFIALVVIASLSGFAVLLSVLLLIGYRYCSKRRINSMNFENPIYRKTTTTEDHFSLRKNLPARIYDHTSVMDEEYSPVIGISSY
- the LOC108155972 gene encoding very low-density lipoprotein receptor isoform X3, which produces MAIGLRSMGTTSDTKATRKKPTTTTLINNSNSNKLYNNSNSKRRAEQLFRCACANFNLLLLTLMLGLGKCCTATPTPTTAAVAGGPTATTTAAATATATAAAATTHQQLLTPEGGGSLSRLLDGKTFINMSFKFLNVSGKIGTPLGIGQALEAKCDEKQFQCRNGDCIPIRFVCDGDADCKDHSDEQVTECKFLEATCSADQFRCTNGNCIPNKWRCDQENDCADGSDEATALCKARTCSPDEYACKNGEGQCVPLAWMCDQSKDCSDGSDEHNCNQTCRSDEFTCGNGRCIQKRWVCDHDDDCGDGSDERECPVVPCDAVAEHTCTNGACIAKRWVCDGDPDCSDASDERSCANVTKTTTPCLAHEYQCKDRITCLHHSWLCDGDRDCPDGDDEHTANCKNVTCRPDQFQCGDRSCIAGHLTCNGDKDCADGSDEKDCSLSLGTTKGACNATNEFNCGGGQCIALSRVCDKRKDCPDGEDEPAGKCGVNECASKNGGCMHHCVDLAVGHRCECHEGYKLSGDKRTCVDIDECENPGTCSQLCINEIGGFKCECEAGYMRDPRNHTRCKAGEGHASLLLARRHDIRKIALDHMEMTSIVNSTKSATALDFVFRTGMIFWSDVTTQSIYKAPIDEGNEKTVVLKQSSVTSDGLAVDWIYNHVYYTDTHKCTIELTNFDGNMGKVLIEDALDIPRSIALDPIEGWMYWSDWGASPRIERAGMDGSHRTTIISYDVKWPNGITLDLVRKRIYWVDGKLNVISSANYDGSQRRQILYSTEYLRHPFSISTFEDYIYWTDWDKQTVFKANKFTGEGVEPITAVHMLQHPMVIHVYHPYRQPDGINHCQSVNGHCSHLCLPAPRINERSPRISCACPTGLKLMADGLMCVEDPLYVVVTKPPRALKTKPKTKTSARRLPPRFTDRQATDVRIEVNDELRLSTKLPPAGHGIPVADQRPVKNQTQIEKTTAPSPQPDSGFIALVVIASLSGFAVLLSVLLLIGYRYCSKRRINSMNFENPIYRKTTTTEDHFSLRKNLPARIYDHTSVMDEEYSPVIGISSY